Proteins co-encoded in one Saprospira grandis genomic window:
- a CDS encoding NAD(P)-dependent oxidoreductase, whose product MQKKVLITDAVDPLLISGLEAAGYACDYRPKASLAEVRQMLAPYAGLVINSKIIADAAFLAAGPQLEFIARLGSGLEIIDLEEAEKRGILVHRAPDGNCDAVAEHILGMLLMLAHRLRLGDQQVRSMAWDREAARGWELKGKKLGILGFGYTGRALWRRLAGFELECMVYDKYQRDYPGETELEKLLAEVDILSLHLPATAETLGWMDGAFWQRLAKLRAGRPLVLLNSSRGKIIPIAALVGALESGIISAAALDVFEQEKTALYTAEERVLYGRLVEMPQVVLSPHVAGWTKESKERLAKLLLGRILSKAARI is encoded by the coding sequence ATGCAAAAGAAAGTACTTATCACGGATGCCGTAGATCCTTTATTGATATCGGGTTTGGAGGCGGCGGGATATGCTTGTGATTATCGGCCCAAGGCCAGTTTGGCGGAGGTACGTCAGATGTTGGCGCCTTATGCGGGTTTGGTCATCAACAGTAAAATCATAGCGGATGCGGCTTTTTTGGCAGCGGGTCCCCAGTTAGAATTTATAGCTCGTTTGGGTTCTGGATTAGAGATCATTGATTTGGAGGAGGCTGAAAAGCGGGGCATCTTGGTCCATAGAGCGCCAGATGGCAATTGCGATGCGGTAGCGGAGCACATTCTGGGCATGTTGTTAATGTTGGCTCATCGGCTTCGGTTGGGGGACCAGCAAGTGCGGAGCATGGCTTGGGACCGAGAGGCGGCCAGAGGATGGGAGCTAAAAGGGAAGAAGTTGGGTATTTTGGGCTTTGGCTATACGGGTCGGGCGCTTTGGCGGCGTTTGGCTGGTTTTGAGCTAGAGTGCATGGTTTATGACAAATACCAGAGGGATTATCCTGGGGAGACGGAATTAGAGAAGTTGTTGGCGGAGGTAGACATATTGAGTTTACATTTGCCGGCAACGGCCGAGACCTTAGGTTGGATGGACGGGGCGTTTTGGCAGCGGCTAGCCAAGCTGCGGGCAGGGCGGCCATTAGTTTTGCTCAATAGCTCTAGAGGGAAGATTATCCCGATAGCGGCATTAGTGGGGGCCTTAGAGTCGGGAATTATTTCGGCGGCGGCCTTAGATGTATTTGAGCAAGAGAAAACGGCTTTATATACAGCAGAAGAGCGAGTATTATATGGTCGGTTGGTAGAAATGCCTCAGGTTGTTTTGAGTCCGCATGTAGCGGGATGGACAAAAGAATCTAAGGAGCGACTAGCCAAATTGCTCTTAGGGCGCATCTTATCAAAAGCGGCTAGAATATAG
- a CDS encoding YbjN domain-containing protein yields the protein MFKMVQKYLERIAVPYQIRENKQVFDFEVDAPEGHWACMLLLCGRSGIAFYSVLPFKVPEENRSELALYLMQINNERIFGNFELDQQTGEVRFKTYIDTEAQQLSERMLDRCLLINVSCMQKFLPRIKSKVKQYSAQAA from the coding sequence ATGTTTAAAATGGTCCAAAAGTACTTGGAGCGCATTGCCGTGCCCTACCAAATCCGAGAAAACAAACAGGTTTTTGATTTTGAAGTAGATGCCCCAGAAGGCCATTGGGCCTGTATGCTGCTTCTTTGTGGCCGCTCGGGCATCGCCTTTTATTCGGTCCTCCCCTTTAAGGTGCCAGAAGAAAACCGCTCCGAGCTCGCCCTCTACCTTATGCAAATCAATAATGAACGCATCTTTGGCAACTTCGAGCTCGACCAACAAACCGGAGAGGTCCGCTTCAAAACTTATATCGATACCGAGGCCCAACAACTTTCCGAACGCATGCTAGACCGCTGCCTGCTGATCAACGTCTCTTGTATGCAAAAATTTCTTCCCCGTATTAAAAGCAAGGTTAAACAATATAGCGCCCAAGCCGCCTAA
- a CDS encoding DegT/DnrJ/EryC1/StrS family aminotransferase → MKKIQMVDLQSQYRRFKTEIDAAIHEVLDSSAYINGPAVKGFQAALEEYLGAKAVIPCANGTDALQIALMALDLAPGDEVIVPSFTYVATAEVAALLRLSIVMVDVDPQTFNLRAEDVEAAITPQTKAIVPVHLFGQSCDMQPIIELAEKHQLYIVEDNAQAIGADYSFPNGEQKKTGLLGHIGCTSFYPSKNLGAYGDGGAIFTNDEALADKIRMIANHGQNRRYYHDRVGVNSRLDGIQAALLHVKLKALDEFSAARQKAADYYDAAFAELEEVQTPYRAPYSSHVFHQYTLLVPADQRDALQAHLQAAEVPCMIYYPLPLHEQAAFEGFARKAKAELPNTEMLCQQVISLPMHSELETDQLAYVAEQVKAFFKK, encoded by the coding sequence ATGAAGAAGATTCAAATGGTGGATTTGCAGAGCCAATACCGCCGCTTTAAAACAGAAATTGATGCTGCTATTCATGAGGTGTTGGATAGCTCGGCCTACATTAACGGTCCCGCTGTAAAGGGCTTTCAGGCTGCTTTGGAGGAATACCTAGGGGCCAAGGCCGTGATTCCCTGTGCCAATGGAACCGATGCCTTGCAAATTGCCCTAATGGCCCTAGATTTGGCCCCTGGCGATGAGGTGATTGTGCCTTCTTTTACCTATGTGGCCACGGCTGAAGTGGCGGCTCTGCTGCGTTTGAGCATTGTGATGGTAGATGTTGATCCTCAAACCTTTAACCTGCGTGCAGAAGATGTTGAGGCGGCTATTACGCCCCAAACTAAGGCGATTGTGCCCGTGCATCTCTTTGGCCAAAGTTGCGATATGCAGCCCATTATTGAGCTGGCCGAAAAACACCAACTCTATATTGTAGAGGATAATGCGCAGGCGATTGGGGCCGATTATAGCTTCCCCAATGGCGAGCAGAAAAAGACGGGTTTGCTGGGCCATATTGGCTGCACCTCTTTTTATCCCTCCAAAAACTTGGGCGCTTATGGCGATGGCGGCGCCATTTTTACCAATGATGAGGCCCTAGCCGATAAAATTCGCATGATTGCCAACCACGGCCAAAATCGCCGCTATTATCACGATCGGGTAGGGGTGAACTCTCGCCTAGATGGGATTCAAGCGGCCCTTTTGCATGTAAAACTCAAGGCCCTAGATGAGTTTTCGGCCGCTCGCCAAAAAGCTGCGGACTACTATGATGCGGCCTTTGCCGAGCTAGAGGAGGTCCAAACGCCTTATCGCGCGCCTTATAGCAGCCATGTTTTTCATCAGTACACCCTTTTGGTCCCCGCCGATCAGCGAGATGCTTTGCAAGCGCATTTGCAGGCGGCTGAGGTGCCCTGCATGATTTATTACCCCCTGCCTTTGCACGAACAAGCCGCTTTTGAGGGCTTTGCTCGCAAGGCCAAAGCCGAGCTGCCCAATACCGAAATGCTTTGCCAGCAGGTTATTTCGCTGCCCATGCACTCGGAGCTAGAGACCGACCAACTGGCTTATGTGGCCGAGCAAGTCAAGGCGTTTTTCAAAAAATAG
- a CDS encoding glycoside hydrolase family 73 protein — MSQSKLPQLPAPIRQRIQFGWKKTQDYSRNGWVRLGFMGLLIFLLSQREFSFHFSMGEQSAQSSQTMNSSLAPTAILASQKEAPQAEAVPVSAKTPALDKPWWEQIREKSKDIKQNLNLANAATAVGAALTAEEQKKAAQYSNLGFVLNPTYAKRHGIPQKIVNAKLAVCKDYINQYLKTAQEEAELFNIPVSITLAQGLLESNAGHSRLAKNDNNHFGIKCRAKCIGCRCANYTDDSKYDMFRIFETPWRSFREHSKLLSGRRYKALTKLDRSNYKDWAHGLKKAGYATDPKYAEKLIGIIEFFGLDAYDK; from the coding sequence ATGTCTCAGTCTAAATTACCACAGCTCCCCGCCCCCATTCGTCAACGTATTCAATTCGGTTGGAAAAAAACCCAAGATTACAGCCGCAACGGCTGGGTTCGTTTGGGTTTTATGGGCCTACTTATTTTTCTGCTTTCGCAAAGAGAGTTTAGTTTTCATTTTTCTATGGGCGAGCAATCGGCCCAATCGAGCCAGACCATGAACAGCAGTTTGGCGCCCACGGCCATTTTGGCCAGCCAGAAAGAGGCCCCTCAGGCAGAGGCGGTGCCTGTCTCGGCCAAAACGCCTGCTTTAGATAAGCCTTGGTGGGAGCAAATTCGAGAAAAGAGCAAGGACATTAAGCAAAACCTCAATTTGGCCAATGCGGCCACAGCTGTAGGAGCTGCCCTCACGGCCGAGGAGCAAAAAAAGGCGGCCCAATATTCTAATCTGGGTTTTGTGCTTAACCCCACCTATGCCAAGCGGCACGGCATTCCCCAAAAAATTGTCAATGCCAAGCTAGCCGTTTGCAAAGACTACATCAACCAATATCTGAAAACGGCCCAAGAAGAGGCCGAGCTCTTTAATATTCCCGTTAGTATTACCTTGGCTCAAGGCCTACTCGAAAGCAATGCGGGCCACAGCCGCTTGGCCAAAAATGACAATAATCATTTTGGCATCAAATGCCGCGCAAAATGTATTGGCTGCCGCTGCGCCAATTATACCGATGATAGTAAATATGATATGTTCCGCATTTTTGAAACGCCCTGGCGCAGTTTCCGAGAGCATAGCAAACTCCTCTCTGGCCGCCGCTATAAGGCCCTCACGAAACTCGACCGTAGCAATTATAAAGATTGGGCGCATGGCCTCAAAAAAGCAGGCTATGCCACCGACCCCAAATATGCCGAAAAGCTCATTGGTATTATTGAGTTTTTTGGACTCGATGCCTACGATAAATAA
- a CDS encoding alanine dehydrogenase produces MQKSKISIPKELSEHILTPLAERLAVEHPQGKVTIGIPKELKFSENRIALTPSAVRTLVQMGHRIRLETGAGEKSNFSDYDYSEAGAEILADREQLFKSQVILKVAPPSLEEIDLGHPGQIIISPIHLPALTEEYIYRLKQKRITAMAMEYMKDSSGSFPFVRMMSEIAGVSAMQTAADLLSHNEDGRGVLLGGIAGVPPAKVVILGAGVVAEVATRVALGYGAEVRLFDNNIRKLMRLQSNLGHRLYTGTFSSPEMYAEIRSADVVLGAIHSETGRTPCIVGEDTVEQMKPGSVIIDVSIDQGGCFATSRLSTHEQPTFIKHEVLHYCVPNIVSRYPRTSSAAISNILVPLFAEAGSTMGIEALLRSDAGFRNGVYMYKGSLTNQYMSERFNIKYMDIDLLLMTNL; encoded by the coding sequence ATGCAAAAATCCAAAATTAGCATCCCCAAGGAGTTGAGTGAGCATATTCTTACGCCCTTGGCCGAGCGCCTAGCCGTAGAACATCCCCAAGGAAAAGTGACCATAGGGATTCCCAAGGAACTGAAGTTTTCTGAAAATCGGATTGCTTTGACGCCCTCGGCTGTGCGGACTTTGGTCCAAATGGGCCACCGTATTCGCCTAGAAACTGGGGCCGGAGAAAAGTCTAATTTCTCCGATTATGATTACTCTGAAGCTGGGGCCGAAATTTTGGCCGATAGAGAGCAGCTCTTTAAGTCGCAAGTGATTCTTAAGGTCGCCCCCCCCTCTTTGGAGGAGATTGACCTGGGCCATCCTGGGCAGATTATTATTTCGCCTATTCATTTGCCTGCCTTGACCGAAGAATATATCTATCGCCTCAAGCAAAAACGCATTACCGCTATGGCCATGGAGTACATGAAGGACAGCTCGGGAAGCTTTCCTTTTGTGCGCATGATGTCGGAAATTGCCGGGGTTTCTGCTATGCAAACTGCCGCCGATTTGCTTTCTCATAATGAAGATGGCCGAGGCGTTTTGTTGGGCGGAATTGCCGGGGTTCCTCCGGCCAAGGTGGTTATTTTGGGCGCTGGCGTAGTGGCTGAAGTGGCTACAAGAGTGGCCCTGGGCTATGGGGCCGAGGTCCGCCTATTTGACAATAATATCCGCAAATTGATGCGCCTCCAAAGTAATTTGGGCCATCGTTTATATACGGGCACCTTTAGCTCGCCAGAAATGTATGCCGAAATCCGTTCCGCTGATGTGGTCCTTGGAGCTATCCACTCGGAAACGGGCCGTACGCCCTGCATTGTGGGCGAAGATACGGTGGAGCAAATGAAGCCCGGCTCCGTAATTATTGATGTGAGTATTGATCAAGGCGGCTGTTTTGCCACCTCTCGCCTCAGTACGCATGAGCAACCCACCTTTATTAAGCATGAGGTGCTGCATTATTGTGTGCCCAATATCGTTTCTCGTTATCCACGAACTAGCTCGGCGGCCATTAGCAATATTTTGGTCCCTTTATTTGCTGAAGCAGGTAGCACTATGGGCATTGAGGCCCTTTTGCGCAGCGATGCGGGCTTCCGAAATGGCGTTTATATGTATAAAGGCAGCCTGACCAACCAATATATGAGCGAGCGTTTTAATATCAAGTATATGGATATTGACCTTCTCCTGATGACTAATCTCTAA
- a CDS encoding proline dehydrogenase family protein codes for MQIDFNNTKIAFERYSNRRLQKMRWLFRGMSQDWLVGLGSRFGLKALNWGLPVEGLIHSTIFDLFCGGRNLPETLKAVRELKVYGVETVLDYGAEAKDTEADFDKTLDEFLKTLAFAEEQESLEIISAKVTGLAQHALLEKITAADILSEAELAAWDRAKERLRVLCQTALEKKMALFIDAEESWIQGAIDQLTDEMMAEFNTERVVVYNTFQLYRHDRLQFLKDSYEKALEGGYLLGAKMVRGAYMEKERERAQKMGYPSPIQPNKEATDRDYNLAVLFCVEHYERIASCVATHNQFSTAYQVELMEQEELPKRHPHLSFCQLYGMSDQLTFNLAKAGYRVSKYMPFGPIKDVIPYLIRRAQENSSVNGEMSRELQLIEQELKRRKTEGY; via the coding sequence ATGCAGATAGATTTTAACAACACTAAAATCGCTTTCGAGCGGTATTCCAATCGGCGACTACAAAAAATGCGCTGGTTGTTTCGCGGAATGAGCCAAGATTGGCTCGTGGGTTTAGGGAGCCGCTTTGGCCTCAAGGCCCTCAATTGGGGTTTGCCCGTAGAGGGGCTCATCCATAGCACTATTTTCGACCTCTTTTGCGGGGGGCGCAACCTGCCCGAAACCCTCAAGGCGGTCCGAGAACTCAAGGTCTATGGCGTAGAAACGGTCCTCGATTATGGGGCCGAGGCCAAAGATACAGAAGCCGACTTTGATAAAACCCTCGACGAGTTTCTAAAAACACTTGCCTTTGCCGAAGAGCAAGAAAGCCTAGAAATTATTAGCGCTAAAGTAACGGGGTTGGCCCAACACGCCCTACTCGAAAAAATTACTGCTGCAGATATTCTTTCTGAGGCAGAACTAGCCGCTTGGGATCGGGCCAAAGAACGCTTGCGGGTCCTTTGCCAAACGGCCCTAGAGAAAAAAATGGCCCTCTTCATTGATGCAGAAGAAAGCTGGATCCAAGGCGCTATCGACCAGCTGACCGATGAAATGATGGCCGAATTTAATACAGAACGAGTGGTGGTTTATAATACCTTCCAGCTCTACCGACACGACCGCCTGCAGTTTCTTAAAGATTCTTATGAAAAGGCTCTAGAGGGCGGCTATTTGTTGGGGGCCAAAATGGTCCGTGGTGCTTATATGGAAAAAGAACGAGAACGCGCCCAAAAAATGGGCTACCCCTCTCCTATCCAACCCAATAAGGAAGCTACCGACCGAGATTATAATCTGGCCGTTCTTTTTTGTGTAGAACATTATGAACGCATTGCTTCTTGTGTGGCTACGCATAATCAGTTTAGTACGGCCTATCAGGTGGAATTGATGGAGCAAGAAGAATTGCCCAAACGCCACCCCCACCTCAGCTTTTGCCAGCTCTATGGCATGAGTGACCAACTGACCTTCAATTTGGCCAAAGCGGGTTATCGGGTGTCTAAGTATATGCCTTTTGGTCCCATTAAAGATGTGATTCCCTACTTGATTCGCCGCGCCCAAGAAAACTCTTCGGTCAATGGCGAAATGAGCCGAGAGCTACAGCTGATTGAACAGGAATTAAAACGCCGAAAAACAGAAGGCTACTAG
- the lptB gene encoding LPS export ABC transporter ATP-binding protein — protein MKLRAENLIKQYGNRMVVKGVSLEVSQGDIVGLLGPNGAGKTTTFYMTVGFVQPKSGKVYLDEEEITDLPMYKRARKGVGYLPQEASIFRKLTVEDNIKAVLEMTKLTKKEQAHKLEELLDEFSLHKVRKSNGDTLSGGERRRTEIARALAVNPKFILLDEPFAGIDPIAVEDIQTIVWRLKQKNIGILITDHNVGETLSIIDRAYIMVDGNIFKEGGAHELANDPKVRELYLGQSFELKRKYGQV, from the coding sequence ATGAAGTTAAGAGCCGAAAACCTAATTAAGCAATATGGCAACCGCATGGTGGTCAAAGGGGTGTCTTTAGAAGTCTCTCAGGGCGATATTGTAGGCCTTTTGGGCCCAAATGGGGCCGGCAAAACCACTACTTTTTATATGACGGTGGGCTTTGTGCAGCCCAAAAGCGGAAAGGTCTATCTAGATGAGGAAGAAATTACGGATCTCCCGATGTATAAACGGGCCCGCAAAGGCGTGGGCTACCTGCCTCAAGAAGCCTCTATTTTTCGCAAATTGACGGTGGAGGATAATATCAAGGCGGTCCTAGAAATGACCAAATTGACAAAAAAAGAACAGGCCCATAAACTGGAAGAATTACTGGATGAATTCTCTTTGCATAAGGTCCGCAAAAGCAACGGAGATACCCTTTCAGGGGGAGAGCGCCGCCGTACGGAAATTGCCCGCGCCCTAGCCGTTAATCCCAAATTTATCTTGTTAGATGAGCCTTTTGCGGGCATCGACCCTATTGCGGTGGAGGACATTCAGACCATCGTTTGGCGGCTCAAACAAAAGAATATTGGCATTTTGATTACGGACCACAATGTGGGCGAAACCCTCTCGATTATTGACCGAGCCTATATCATGGTGGATGGCAATATTTTTAAGGAGGGCGGCGCGCATGAATTGGCCAATGACCCCAAAGTGCGGGAGCTTTATTTGGGCCAAAGTTTTGAATTAAAACGGAAGTACGGACAGGTTTAG
- a CDS encoding TIGR03643 family protein, with protein sequence MDQISIDRIIEMAWEDRTPFEAIEFQFGLTEKEVIALMRKEMKASSFRRWRKRVQGRKSKHQKLAPAGMQRFKCSRQKSISFNRKS encoded by the coding sequence ATGGATCAAATCAGCATAGATCGGATTATTGAAATGGCTTGGGAAGATCGCACGCCCTTTGAGGCCATTGAATTTCAGTTTGGATTGACAGAAAAGGAAGTCATTGCCTTGATGCGGAAAGAGATGAAAGCCAGTAGTTTTCGGCGTTGGCGCAAGCGGGTGCAGGGGCGCAAAAGCAAGCATCAGAAATTGGCGCCAGCGGGTATGCAGCGCTTTAAATGTAGCCGACAAAAGAGTATTTCCTTTAATCGGAAGAGTTAA
- the rsmA gene encoding 16S rRNA (adenine(1518)-N(6)/adenine(1519)-N(6))-dimethyltransferase RsmA, whose amino-acid sequence MGFTNTGKQLKAKKSFGQHFLKEGPIAERIAKSLIEEGPKEVLEVGPGMGMLTQYLLQEDWDLKAVEADKDMVSYLAQHYPQLPVFGEDFLKLDFQTVFDGRPFRLIGNFPYNISSQILIKAVDNVALVPEVVGMFQRELAERAAAKPGSKIYGALSVVVQAFYEVDYLFTVKPGSFNPPPKVFSGVIALKRRENYLDLGCNTRLFRTLVRASFGQRRKMLRNTMKLFLPKEVLFGDAFFQQRPEQLSLEDFISLTNIVDEHRS is encoded by the coding sequence TTGGGCTTCACAAATACAGGAAAACAGTTGAAAGCAAAAAAATCATTTGGCCAGCACTTTTTGAAGGAGGGGCCTATTGCGGAGCGGATCGCCAAGAGTTTGATAGAAGAGGGGCCCAAAGAGGTATTAGAAGTAGGGCCGGGCATGGGCATGCTCACGCAATATCTTTTGCAAGAAGACTGGGATTTAAAAGCGGTAGAGGCGGATAAGGACATGGTCAGTTATTTGGCCCAGCATTATCCTCAGTTGCCCGTTTTTGGAGAAGACTTTTTAAAATTAGACTTTCAGACTGTATTTGATGGGCGGCCCTTTCGTTTGATTGGCAACTTTCCCTATAATATTTCTTCACAGATCTTGATTAAGGCCGTAGATAATGTAGCCTTAGTTCCGGAAGTAGTGGGGATGTTTCAGCGGGAGTTGGCCGAAAGAGCGGCGGCCAAGCCGGGCTCTAAAATATATGGGGCTTTATCGGTAGTGGTGCAAGCCTTTTATGAGGTAGACTATCTGTTTACGGTCAAGCCGGGTAGTTTTAACCCACCCCCAAAAGTATTTTCGGGCGTAATAGCTTTGAAAAGACGAGAAAATTACTTAGATTTAGGATGTAACACGCGACTTTTCCGAACCTTAGTCCGTGCTAGTTTTGGCCAGCGCCGCAAAATGTTGCGCAATACCATGAAGCTCTTTTTACCGAAAGAGGTCTTATTTGGGGATGCGTTTTTTCAGCAGCGGCCCGAACAGCTGAGCCTTGAAGATTTTATTTCCTTGACGAACATTGTGGACGAGCATCGTAGCTAG
- a CDS encoding metallophosphoesterase family protein: MKRIGLISDTHSHLEPAVFDYFADCDEIWHAGDIGHSDLADALEEFKPFRAVYGNIDGAALRRRYPLVQDFEIEGLRVYMIHIGGYPGRYSKGVKAALQASQADLFITGHSHIVKAMPDRQLNLLHLNPGAAGRHGWHKEKTLMRFKIEAGQLSDLELIELGPRGQISPDEQP, translated from the coding sequence ATGAAACGCATAGGCCTAATTTCCGATACGCATTCGCATCTAGAACCCGCTGTCTTTGATTACTTTGCCGACTGCGACGAGATCTGGCATGCTGGCGATATTGGCCATAGCGATTTGGCCGATGCCCTAGAAGAATTTAAGCCCTTTCGGGCCGTTTATGGCAATATTGATGGCGCCGCTTTGCGCCGCCGCTATCCTTTGGTCCAAGATTTTGAGATAGAAGGCTTGCGGGTCTACATGATTCATATTGGGGGCTACCCTGGCCGCTATTCCAAGGGCGTAAAAGCCGCCCTGCAAGCCAGCCAAGCCGATTTATTTATTACGGGCCACTCGCATATCGTCAAGGCCATGCCCGACCGCCAACTCAATTTATTACATCTTAATCCAGGAGCAGCAGGCCGCCACGGCTGGCATAAAGAAAAAACCCTGATGCGCTTCAAGATTGAAGCGGGCCAATTAAGCGATTTGGAACTGATCGAATTGGGGCCAAGAGGCCAAATTTCCCCCGACGAACAGCCCTAG
- a CDS encoding alpha-ketoacid dehydrogenase subunit alpha/beta, with protein sequence MSTLLKFDKKRLSKKRLLALYEGLLRPRMIEEKMLVLLRQGRISKWFSGIGQEAIAVGITNALKEDEFIFTMHRNLGVFTSRNVPLERLFAQWQGKNLGFTQGRDRSFHFGSPEHHIVGMISHLGPQLALAGGVGLAHKLEEEQKIAVAFTGEGGTSEGDFHEALNVAAVWKLPVLFVIENNGYGLSTPTSEQYACKHLVDRAKGYGMEGHRIDGNNILEVYQKVDKLAKSMRKNPRPILLECDTFRMRGHEEASGTKYVPQELMDHWAQKDPLHNYEAFLLEEKLLTEEDIKALRKQIKTEIEQGLKVAYAEPAVQANTQKELDDLFAPNPYAPQLPPPNGPKTEKRFVDAISDGLRQAMEKHPKLVLMGQDIADYGGVFKITEGFVEQFGKERVRNTPLCESAIVGAGIGLSIKGHKAMMEMQFADFSTCGFNQIVNNAAKLHWRWGQNVDLVVRMPTGAGTGAGPYHSQSNEAWYTHTPGLKVLYPSNPYDAKGLLLAAFEDPNPVIFFEHKALYRSREVVQEIPDDYYSLEIGKAKLIREGQAASIITYGMGVHWAKRYVEAQNLDVEILDLRSLLPLDYEAIAATVQKTNRVLILQEDCLFGGIAGELSAHISEHLFEHLDAPVLRLASLDTPVPFAADLERNFLPESRLAQTLDRLLSY encoded by the coding sequence ATGAGCACTTTGCTAAAATTTGATAAAAAACGACTGTCTAAAAAGCGTTTGCTGGCCCTATATGAAGGTTTGCTCCGCCCCCGAATGATTGAAGAGAAAATGCTGGTCCTCCTCCGCCAAGGCCGAATCAGTAAATGGTTCTCTGGAATTGGACAAGAGGCCATTGCCGTGGGCATCACCAATGCCCTAAAAGAAGATGAGTTTATCTTCACGATGCACCGAAACCTAGGCGTTTTCACTAGCCGAAATGTTCCGCTAGAACGCCTTTTTGCCCAATGGCAGGGCAAAAACCTAGGCTTTACCCAAGGCCGCGACCGCTCTTTTCACTTTGGTAGCCCCGAACACCATATTGTGGGCATGATTTCTCACCTTGGCCCCCAATTGGCCCTAGCTGGCGGCGTCGGCCTGGCCCATAAATTAGAGGAAGAGCAAAAAATTGCCGTGGCCTTTACCGGAGAAGGTGGCACGAGCGAAGGCGATTTCCATGAAGCCCTCAATGTGGCCGCAGTCTGGAAATTACCCGTCCTTTTTGTGATCGAAAATAATGGCTACGGCCTCTCTACCCCCACTAGCGAACAATACGCCTGCAAACATCTAGTCGATCGGGCCAAAGGCTACGGCATGGAAGGCCACCGCATCGATGGCAATAATATTTTAGAGGTCTACCAAAAAGTAGACAAACTGGCCAAATCCATGCGCAAAAATCCTCGGCCCATTCTACTCGAATGCGATACCTTCAGAATGCGTGGACATGAGGAGGCTTCCGGAACCAAATATGTCCCTCAAGAACTAATGGACCACTGGGCCCAAAAAGATCCGCTCCATAATTATGAGGCCTTTTTGCTAGAAGAAAAGCTCTTGACGGAGGAGGATATTAAGGCGCTCCGCAAGCAAATTAAAACAGAAATTGAGCAGGGCCTAAAGGTCGCTTATGCCGAACCCGCCGTCCAAGCCAATACGCAAAAGGAGTTGGACGATCTTTTTGCGCCTAATCCCTACGCCCCTCAGTTGCCGCCCCCAAATGGCCCAAAAACCGAAAAGCGCTTCGTCGATGCCATCTCTGATGGACTTCGCCAAGCTATGGAAAAACACCCCAAATTGGTCCTCATGGGCCAAGATATTGCCGATTATGGCGGGGTATTCAAAATTACAGAGGGCTTTGTCGAGCAGTTTGGCAAAGAACGGGTCCGAAATACCCCCCTCTGCGAAAGTGCTATCGTCGGCGCAGGCATCGGCCTCTCTATTAAGGGCCATAAGGCCATGATGGAAATGCAATTTGCCGATTTTTCTACCTGCGGCTTCAACCAAATTGTAAATAATGCCGCCAAATTACATTGGCGCTGGGGCCAAAATGTCGACCTAGTGGTCCGTATGCCCACGGGCGCAGGCACGGGCGCCGGTCCCTACCACTCGCAAAGTAATGAGGCTTGGTATACGCATACTCCCGGCCTCAAGGTGCTCTACCCCTCCAATCCCTACGATGCCAAAGGCCTGCTGTTGGCCGCTTTTGAGGACCCCAATCCCGTTATTTTCTTCGAGCATAAGGCACTTTACCGCTCTAGAGAGGTAGTCCAAGAAATCCCCGACGATTACTATAGCCTAGAAATTGGCAAGGCTAAGCTCATCCGTGAAGGCCAAGCCGCCAGTATTATTACTTATGGCATGGGCGTTCACTGGGCCAAACGCTATGTAGAAGCCCAAAATCTAGATGTCGAAATCCTCGATCTGCGCAGCCTGCTGCCCCTCGATTATGAAGCTATCGCCGCTACGGTCCAAAAGACTAACCGCGTCCTTATTCTCCAAGAAGATTGCCTCTTCGGCGGAATCGCTGGCGAGCTCTCGGCCCATATTTCCGAACATCTTTTTGAGCATCTCGATGCCCCCGTCCTCCGTTTGGCCAGCCTAGATACACCTGTTCCTTTTGCCGCCGACCTAGAACGAAATTTCTTGCCCGAAAGCCGTTTGGCCCAAACCTTAGACCGCCTTCTAAGTTATTAG